One genomic segment of Candidatus Nezhaarchaeota archaeon includes these proteins:
- a CDS encoding diphthine--ammonia ligase, whose translation MRVAVSWSGGKDCCYAYYKALLEGFEVVCLINMVSNTGRVTAHGLDPKLIAAQSKALGIPLIQRETSWDGYEENFKKVLVELKNKLEIKGVVFGDINVQEHLDWVNKVCSEVGLEAIEPLWGLSGEEVLKGFVGAGFDAIVVKAKTEIFGEEWVGRRVDGNFIKDLMELRKFKDFDLCGERGEYHTFVIDGPTFKMRIKILEAKRVLREGYWRNWILEITSYELEDKTS comes from the coding sequence ATGAGGGTGGCTGTGTCTTGGAGTGGAGGTAAGGATTGTTGCTACGCATACTACAAAGCACTCCTAGAAGGGTTTGAGGTTGTATGTCTAATAAACATGGTTTCAAATACTGGCAGAGTTACAGCTCATGGACTTGATCCGAAGCTAATAGCAGCTCAATCTAAAGCACTTGGAATCCCACTAATTCAGAGAGAAACATCATGGGATGGTTACGAAGAGAACTTCAAGAAAGTCTTAGTGGAGCTCAAGAATAAGCTTGAGATTAAGGGGGTCGTCTTCGGCGACATTAACGTCCAAGAGCACCTGGACTGGGTTAACAAGGTTTGTAGCGAAGTCGGACTTGAGGCTATAGAGCCTCTATGGGGATTGAGTGGGGAGGAGGTGCTCAAGGGCTTTGTGGGCGCTGGCTTCGATGCTATTGTCGTGAAGGCCAAGACCGAAATATTTGGAGAGGAGTGGGTTGGAAGGAGAGTCGATGGGAACTTCATAAAGGACTTAATGGAACTTCGAAAGTTCAAAGACTTCGACTTATGCGGTGAAAGAGGAGAGTATCACACCTTCGTGATTGATGGGCCGACCTTCAAAATGAGGATAAAGATCTTGGAAGCTAAGAGGGTCCTTAGAGAGGGCTATTGGAGAAATTGGATCCTCGAGATAACTAGCTACGAGCTTGAGGATAAGACTTCATAA
- a CDS encoding NTP transferase domain-containing protein, translating to MEIAGLVMAGGRGSRLGINVEKPLLPILGRPMIKRVIRALQESKYVSKIFVTVSRWTPNTRSVVRDLGVAIIETRGLGYVNDLKEALSIIWLEQGLRDVVVVGSDLPLLNGRIVDEVVERYLASGKEALTVVVKKDDYEKLGFKSDYHFELNGILVVPVGLNVLRADLAMCKDLLDEVKHLSTEVESLVNVNTINEAKKAEELLRVRCSTTNSKIK from the coding sequence TTGGAGATTGCCGGTTTGGTAATGGCCGGAGGTAGAGGGTCAAGACTTGGGATAAACGTGGAGAAACCCCTTTTACCTATCCTAGGGAGACCCATGATAAAGAGGGTCATAAGGGCTCTTCAAGAATCTAAATACGTATCAAAGATCTTCGTAACAGTATCAAGGTGGACACCGAACACCAGAAGTGTTGTAAGGGATTTAGGGGTAGCTATTATTGAAACTAGAGGGTTAGGTTATGTTAATGACTTGAAGGAGGCTCTTTCAATCATATGGCTTGAGCAAGGGCTTAGAGATGTCGTAGTCGTTGGCTCTGATCTCCCCCTACTCAATGGTCGTATAGTAGACGAGGTCGTGGAGAGGTACTTAGCTAGTGGTAAAGAAGCTTTAACAGTTGTTGTGAAGAAAGATGACTATGAGAAGCTAGGCTTTAAATCTGATTATCACTTTGAGCTTAATGGCATTCTCGTGGTTCCTGTAGGCTTAAATGTGTTGAGAGCCGATTTAGCTATGTGTAAGGACCTTCTCGATGAGGTTAAGCACTTAAGCACTGAGGTGGAATCGCTGGTCAATGTCAATACGATCAATGAAGCTAAGAAAGCTGAAGAATTGCTGAGAGTTCGATGCTCTACAACGAATTCTAAGATTAAGTAG
- the cobS gene encoding adenosylcobinamide-GDP ribazoletransferase produces MSLLKRLRNVLAFLTIIPVGMDSDTLNDVARLMWLFPLYGSIIGLLSGLVGLALSLLKAPSLVWATVTYTTLLVLTGFNHMDGLLDFADAVVAPTSKERRLQIMKDQYTGAAAVAIGLAVALITISSLSSIPEGLILSSIIVGETIAKLGMVIAVFMGPPARSGLGELFITRFREGDGFMKLTLSILMSLAISLVLGIVGLIACIIGALSSIVIVIVSRGRFGGLTGDVLGAINEITRGIALLAIAVSLSWRLPVW; encoded by the coding sequence TTGTCTTTGCTTAAGAGACTTAGGAACGTTCTTGCCTTCTTAACGATAATACCTGTAGGTATGGATAGTGATACTTTGAACGATGTTGCTCGCCTTATGTGGCTCTTCCCACTCTACGGCTCAATTATAGGTCTGTTGTCTGGGCTTGTAGGTTTAGCTCTAAGCCTTCTTAAAGCTCCTAGCTTAGTGTGGGCTACAGTAACGTACACGACATTGCTTGTGCTTACGGGCTTTAACCACATGGATGGATTACTGGACTTCGCCGATGCCGTTGTAGCTCCAACATCGAAGGAAAGGAGACTTCAAATAATGAAGGATCAATATACGGGAGCTGCAGCAGTAGCTATCGGCTTAGCTGTAGCGTTGATAACGATATCGTCGTTAAGCTCCATACCCGAAGGGCTTATCCTTTCATCAATCATAGTTGGTGAGACTATAGCTAAGCTTGGAATGGTTATCGCAGTTTTCATGGGCCCTCCAGCGAGAAGTGGTCTTGGAGAGCTCTTCATTACGAGGTTTAGAGAGGGTGATGGATTCATGAAGTTGACGCTCAGCATACTTATGTCTCTCGCTATTTCCCTAGTGCTAGGAATCGTTGGATTAATTGCTTGCATTATCGGAGCTCTATCAAGCATCGTAATAGTCATAGTGTCTAGAGGAAGGTTTGGAGGACTAACTGGAGACGTACTTGGCGCCATTAACGAAATTACACGTGGAATTGCATTGTTAGCGATTGCGGTGAGTTTGAGTTGGAGATTGCCGGTTTGGTAA
- a CDS encoding magnesium chelatase subunit D family protein → MTRHVKRVFPFSAIVGQDKMKKALLLNAINPRIGGVLIRGQKGTGKSTAVRALADLLPEIKVVEGCPFNCNPDDVLEMCDSCYERRVRGEELKWIKRKVKIVNLPLSATVDRVVGTLDIRRALKEGIRALEPGLLAEANRGILYIDEVNLLDDYLIDVLLDVAASGVNIVEREGVSVSHPSRFILIGTMNPEEGELRPQLLDRFGLQVEVEPITDPALQVEIVKRVEEFESDPQGFIAKYEDEQRKLRSRIEMAQKILPRVQIPEDLLYDVARVCSTLAVSNRAPIVVTRTAKTIAAFNGREYVNKDDVIEAMELALPHRMRKKPFERPHMPRQKLEELLSGGSESSSLEKTYSPTKEFIFNADLNVDIDVRSEGEQRVTTKRSGKSMSTKIIGGGRGVYIYSSVPKGKPSDIAIDATIRAAAARIASSKERGPLEVTDEDLRERVRRVRVGSLVILVVDASGSMAAKRRMEVAKGAALKLLLDAYTRRDKVAFIAFRGTTAEVLLPPTNSIDLAQEALSNLPTGGRTPLPHALLTTLNLVKSEVRRSQSPSLLSPLVVLITDGKANVPLGGDIKQEIVDLSTKLRDLGARVAVIDVSEDPFTPGYIVDLVKAAKAVHIKLENLTSTDLHEAISRLLLHDHPNYPIFNKN, encoded by the coding sequence GTGACCCGCCATGTAAAGCGAGTCTTCCCCTTTAGTGCGATAGTCGGTCAAGATAAGATGAAGAAAGCGCTTTTGCTAAACGCCATAAATCCAAGAATAGGAGGAGTCTTAATACGTGGACAAAAGGGAACTGGAAAGTCCACAGCCGTCAGAGCCTTAGCAGATCTCCTTCCGGAGATAAAGGTTGTTGAGGGATGTCCGTTTAACTGTAATCCTGATGACGTCCTCGAGATGTGTGATTCCTGTTACGAGCGGCGCGTCAGGGGAGAGGAGCTTAAGTGGATTAAGCGGAAGGTCAAGATAGTAAACTTACCGCTAAGCGCTACCGTTGATAGAGTCGTGGGGACACTAGACATTCGAAGAGCATTGAAAGAGGGGATAAGAGCCCTCGAACCTGGACTCTTAGCTGAAGCGAACAGGGGAATACTCTACATAGATGAGGTAAACTTACTCGATGACTACCTCATAGATGTGCTACTGGATGTTGCTGCCAGCGGTGTGAACATAGTTGAAAGAGAGGGGGTTTCAGTTTCGCATCCAAGTCGTTTTATATTGATAGGAACAATGAATCCTGAGGAAGGAGAGCTTAGACCACAATTGCTGGATAGATTTGGTCTACAAGTTGAGGTTGAGCCCATAACAGATCCAGCGCTTCAAGTTGAAATAGTGAAGAGAGTGGAAGAGTTTGAGTCCGATCCTCAAGGCTTTATAGCCAAGTACGAAGATGAACAAAGAAAGCTTAGAAGTAGAATAGAGATGGCACAGAAAATACTTCCTCGAGTTCAAATACCTGAAGACCTTTTATACGATGTAGCGAGAGTTTGTTCAACGCTTGCAGTAAGCAATAGAGCTCCTATAGTTGTGACGCGAACTGCTAAGACCATTGCCGCCTTTAATGGACGAGAGTACGTTAATAAAGATGATGTGATAGAGGCTATGGAGCTAGCTCTACCACATAGAATGAGAAAGAAGCCCTTCGAACGCCCTCACATGCCACGCCAGAAGCTAGAGGAGCTTCTTTCAGGGGGTTCTGAGAGCTCGAGTTTAGAGAAAACCTATAGTCCTACGAAGGAGTTCATCTTTAATGCCGATCTCAACGTCGACATTGATGTTAGAAGTGAAGGAGAGCAGAGGGTTACGACTAAGAGAAGTGGCAAGTCCATGTCAACGAAGATTATAGGTGGTGGTAGAGGGGTGTACATTTACAGCAGTGTTCCCAAAGGCAAGCCATCTGACATCGCCATTGACGCAACGATAAGAGCTGCAGCAGCACGAATAGCAAGTTCCAAGGAAAGAGGACCTTTAGAGGTAACCGATGAGGACTTACGTGAGAGAGTTCGTAGAGTCAGAGTCGGATCACTGGTAATCTTGGTTGTTGATGCCAGTGGATCCATGGCTGCTAAGAGGAGGATGGAAGTAGCGAAAGGTGCTGCTTTAAAGTTGTTGCTGGATGCCTATACGCGTAGAGATAAAGTTGCCTTCATAGCTTTTCGCGGCACGACGGCTGAGGTCTTGCTCCCACCCACAAACAGTATTGATCTTGCACAAGAAGCTCTAAGCAACCTGCCAACAGGTGGAAGAACCCCTCTTCCTCATGCCCTCCTTACAACATTGAACCTGGTGAAATCTGAAGTCAGAAGGTCTCAAAGTCCCTCTTTACTAAGCCCTCTTGTGGTATTAATAACCGATGGTAAGGCTAACGTCCCCCTCGGTGGGGACATTAAGCAAGAGATCGTAGATCTATCCACGAAATTAAGGGATTTAGGCGCACGTGTAGCGGTGATAGACGTTTCTGAGGATCCATTTACGCCAGGGTACATCGTTGACTTAGTTAAAGCTGCGAAGGCCGTGCATATTAAATTGGAGAATTTGACGAGCACTGACCTCCATGAGGCAATCTCGAGATTACTCCTCCACGATCACCCCAATTACCCGATTTTCAATAAGAATTAG
- the cobZ gene encoding alpha-ribazole phosphatase CobZ, translating into MSLLNNGFNLRVVERGLLIAFEKPLRVVSSAVVNGGIKYAKAILNHQVGKDFDHKDPEGYLKKVIDKLGIDGEVVGLMTAADVEKYGMSSYSYGDLAVTAIVTAGLSNASSCGESACSNVLGTINIIVLVRAYMSDACLIEAVKTATEAKCKALAHLDVRSTYSGELATGTTTDSIAVVELGGALKLRYAGPGTKLGELIGKSVFEALVRALELNEGLRANRSLVERLKERGITLDDMVETGLEMFVPHPGVETKDEAAKLLREELIELMNDVNVCSLVIAGLRLEEDAKRALIPGLTPSSYSKDPVFLVADEILGMAIANYAAGTLGQFEYMRFDRVKPGIIGKLGPFMDDVIGALIASASSRMYSRALREARRS; encoded by the coding sequence TTGAGCTTGCTCAATAACGGCTTTAATTTGAGGGTCGTAGAGAGGGGGTTGCTAATAGCATTCGAGAAGCCTCTGAGAGTTGTGAGCTCAGCCGTAGTCAATGGAGGAATTAAATACGCAAAGGCCATTTTAAACCATCAAGTCGGTAAGGACTTTGACCACAAGGATCCAGAAGGCTATCTTAAGAAGGTTATTGACAAGCTAGGAATCGATGGTGAAGTCGTTGGACTTATGACGGCTGCCGACGTTGAGAAGTACGGTATGTCATCATACAGTTACGGTGATTTGGCTGTGACAGCCATAGTTACAGCTGGGCTATCGAACGCCTCTTCTTGTGGAGAATCGGCATGTAGCAACGTCCTGGGAACTATAAACATAATCGTGTTAGTTCGAGCCTACATGTCCGATGCATGCCTAATAGAGGCTGTGAAGACCGCTACTGAAGCGAAATGCAAGGCTTTAGCTCACTTAGATGTTAGGAGCACTTATAGTGGCGAGCTAGCTACTGGAACTACGACAGACTCGATAGCTGTAGTTGAATTAGGAGGGGCTTTGAAGCTTAGGTATGCAGGTCCGGGGACTAAGCTTGGAGAGCTTATAGGTAAGTCGGTCTTTGAGGCCCTCGTTCGAGCCCTGGAGCTGAACGAGGGTTTGAGGGCTAATAGGAGCTTGGTTGAGAGACTTAAGGAGAGGGGGATAACCCTCGATGATATGGTAGAAACCGGTTTGGAGATGTTCGTTCCGCATCCGGGAGTTGAGACGAAAGACGAGGCGGCTAAGCTTCTCAGAGAGGAGCTTATTGAGTTAATGAACGATGTTAACGTGTGTTCTCTAGTTATTGCTGGGCTAAGACTTGAGGAAGATGCTAAGAGAGCCCTAATACCAGGCTTAACCCCTTCAAGCTACTCCAAAGATCCGGTGTTCCTCGTAGCCGACGAGATTTTGGGCATGGCTATAGCCAACTACGCTGCAGGGACCTTGGGGCAGTTCGAGTACATGAGATTTGATAGGGTTAAGCCGGGGATAATAGGTAAATTGGGTCCATTCATGGATGACGTGATCGGAGCCCTAATCGCAAGCGCATCATCAAGGATGTACAGCAGAGCCCTAAGAGAGGCTAGGAGGAGTTAA
- a CDS encoding TIGR00303 family protein, with the protein MKNFSIIGNTNVVQEVVERIRKGKVMVLYFIGSTKTSTIPGLSIAGATPELTLYTPACDVEYVVYGKPKSFDVIPVTPEGIPTPAIITRSSLKLCKVPCAIVDAGSAIEPKVPHIALPSRRVGETINTGSALPYEVARALYTESQVLARMLRGVDVYLIGESIPGGTTTTLGILVALGYDAWGKVSSASPLNPHELKERVVKEGLERSRLSMDEAERDPMKAVAALGDPVHVSMAGFLKGALEEGASVILAGGTQMASVVALAKHAGVKLQRTIIATTRWIVSDQSSNIAALFKAIDPSIPIVSINLDFSDAPYEGLRYYEKGYVKEGVGAGGTAFLAHVLTGKNVDELKEVIYEEYGALIKSKTIK; encoded by the coding sequence GTGAAGAACTTCTCAATTATTGGCAATACTAATGTAGTTCAAGAAGTTGTTGAGAGGATTAGGAAGGGCAAAGTGATGGTCCTCTACTTCATAGGTTCAACTAAGACGTCAACGATACCTGGGCTTAGTATTGCAGGGGCTACTCCAGAATTGACGTTGTATACGCCTGCATGCGACGTTGAATACGTGGTTTATGGTAAGCCCAAGAGCTTCGACGTCATACCGGTAACTCCTGAAGGAATACCTACACCAGCCATCATAACTAGGTCTAGCTTGAAGTTATGTAAAGTACCTTGTGCGATCGTTGACGCTGGCTCAGCTATAGAGCCAAAGGTACCGCACATAGCCCTACCAAGTCGGAGAGTTGGCGAGACAATAAACACCGGCTCGGCATTACCGTATGAGGTAGCTAGGGCGCTCTACACCGAATCTCAGGTCTTAGCTCGCATGCTTCGTGGAGTTGACGTCTACTTAATTGGTGAAAGCATACCTGGAGGCACAACAACTACGTTGGGGATTCTAGTAGCACTAGGCTACGATGCGTGGGGTAAAGTTAGCAGCGCATCTCCACTAAATCCTCATGAACTTAAAGAGAGAGTTGTGAAAGAAGGCCTTGAAAGGTCAAGGCTATCGATGGACGAGGCTGAGCGTGATCCGATGAAGGCCGTTGCAGCACTAGGAGACCCAGTACACGTCTCAATGGCAGGCTTCTTGAAAGGGGCCTTAGAAGAGGGGGCTAGCGTGATATTGGCAGGTGGGACCCAAATGGCCTCCGTTGTGGCTTTGGCAAAACATGCTGGCGTGAAGCTTCAAAGAACCATAATTGCTACGACTAGGTGGATAGTCTCTGACCAATCATCAAACATAGCAGCTCTATTCAAAGCGATAGATCCATCAATACCAATAGTATCAATAAACTTAGACTTCTCCGACGCTCCCTACGAAGGACTACGTTATTACGAGAAGGGGTACGTCAAAGAAGGGGTAGGGGCTGGAGGGACAGCGTTCTTAGCTCATGTACTAACAGGTAAGAACGTCGATGAACTAAAGGAGGTAATATATGAGGAGTACGGTGCCCTAATTAAGAGTAAAACCATCAAATAA
- a CDS encoding cobalamin biosynthesis protein, translated as MERTTICLVAEVALLCTSFAFDKLLGDPPSKYHPVVWIGWLIGKLKFLNKGSSRRRRFLGVLVALTVVAAFSLPVFLLLNCLMTIHLLAYILIGGLIFKFTFAFRSLSDYTRPIAEALKKGNLEEARRFIPFIARRDPSKLSSELIASAAVESIAESTVDGITSPLLYFSLFGVPGACAFRAVNTLDSMLGYKTSELKDFGWFSARLDTALNFLTSRITALIMVLTAKLLGLDARNGLKIALRDHSKTESLNAGWPMSTMAGILGVRLVKQGFYELGDPLNPLQPDHILKAIKVMRMTVLLYVIIICLPLLTLRCMIISSW; from the coding sequence TTGGAGAGGACCACGATTTGCCTTGTAGCAGAGGTTGCTTTACTCTGTACTTCTTTTGCTTTCGATAAGCTCTTAGGTGATCCTCCAAGTAAGTACCATCCGGTTGTTTGGATTGGATGGCTCATAGGGAAGCTGAAGTTCCTCAACAAGGGCTCTTCAAGGAGACGTAGGTTTCTCGGCGTTTTAGTGGCTTTAACAGTGGTGGCTGCGTTCTCCTTACCTGTATTTCTTTTACTCAACTGCTTAATGACTATCCACTTATTAGCTTACATACTCATCGGGGGTTTAATCTTTAAGTTCACCTTTGCCTTCAGGTCTCTGTCAGACTACACTAGACCTATTGCTGAAGCTTTGAAGAAAGGGAACCTGGAGGAAGCTAGGAGGTTTATCCCCTTTATAGCGAGGAGGGACCCATCAAAGCTTAGCTCGGAACTCATAGCATCAGCAGCTGTAGAGTCAATAGCTGAGAGCACTGTTGATGGCATAACCTCGCCCCTCCTATACTTCTCACTCTTCGGCGTTCCAGGAGCTTGTGCATTTAGAGCTGTGAACACCTTGGACTCCATGCTAGGATACAAGACAAGCGAGCTAAAGGACTTTGGCTGGTTTTCTGCTAGACTTGACACAGCCCTCAACTTCCTAACTTCTAGGATTACTGCTTTAATTATGGTGCTAACAGCTAAGTTGCTTGGTCTAGATGCTCGTAATGGCTTGAAGATAGCTTTGAGAGATCACTCCAAGACCGAAAGTCTCAACGCCGGTTGGCCCATGTCGACCATGGCCGGCATATTGGGAGTACGATTAGTTAAACAGGGGTTCTATGAGCTCGGAGACCCATTAAACCCGCTACAGCCAGATCACATTCTTAAAGCTATTAAGGTGATGAGGATGACAGTCCTCCTTTATGTAATTATTATATGCCTACCTCTGCTGACCTTAAGATGCATGATTATAAGTTCGTGGTGA